The Psychrobacter sp. 28M-43 genome segment CTGAGTTGGTTTTGGCATTTTATACTGTCATAGAAGCACTGCGCAGTCAGCTATCAGAAACAGAAAGTCGCAACCTATTTCTGACCATGCACCAAACTGTTTCGCAAGAGCGCACCTTCAAAGGGCATAGCCTTAACATCAGTCAGTTTTTAGAAGGCAATCGCCCGTCTGTACCTGATAACGAGCATCTGTTAAATAATTTGATGCAGCTGGCTTATGTATGCTTATGTGATGTTGCAGGCCCTGTCGAAGCAGATGAGATGATGTTTCGAGCGGCAGAGAAGGCGAAACAAAACTACCCGAAAACACTGGTCGAAAAGTTATTCTAAGATATGAAGCAGGCACGTTACGGTTGAGTACGCAATACCTTTCGATAACGTGCCTTATATAAAGGGGCTTTTATAAAGTAGCTTTCATGGTGTACCTTGATACTAGACGATGAGTAGTCTAATAGTTAGCTATTTAATCTAATAACTGAAGCGGGAAAGTAACCACGTCAAAGGCGAGGGCAAAGGGTAGCAATACTAGCTTTTGTGCGCCATTTGGACCGCTACGAGTGACGACATCTTGCTGAGTCTGTGTATAGAAGCTCACCGTATATGGCTTGGTCAGTGCGCGATAGTTTGACTGAATCAAACCTAAGTTATTAACTTGCGGATAGATAGCGCCTTTGACAGGAACGCTAAAACAAAAACGCTGAGCATTGATACGTTGATCGCTCGCTGAGGTGCACTCTTTACCGTTATTTTGCAAAAAGAACTGATAGTCTGAGCGCCCAAATTCATCTTTTAATTTGGCATAAGACAGTTTCATTTCACCTTGGAAGTACCCATCATTATTGGGTACGTGAAAGCTCATTTCGTTATCCACTTGAATATTTTTTTGCGTGAGATTACTCAGTAAGTTCACCATTTCTGTCCCACCTTGGGTGAGGACGTAGCTGTTTTTTTCTCCTACGATAACCATTGACGCGTTTGGCATTTTTGGTAACGCCTGCGCAGGACGACCAAAAGCAACAATTTGATCTTCAGACAGTATTTGCTTCGTTGTATTCGTAGTGACATGCCCGCTATTGTCTAACAATGAGCTAGTCGCACAGCCTGAGCTGGCTAGTACCGCGGCAAACAAAGCGCCTGCTATCACCTTTTTGAATTTAATGGGTTTAATGGTTTTAGTGACGCTTTCATATTCTTGTTAGTAGCGTTTGTATGGTCAGTCATGATTAGGCTTCCTTGTCTAAAAAATAGGCTTATGAATCAGCTATTAGAATTTAATTTCCATCGAACGTTTAACGATATCGTAAAGGGTTTAGAAGCAACTTAGCTACTCATCATCCATTGTCATATGATAGGCAACTTCAGCTTAAACTGATTAATTATAATTAATCTAGCGTGATTTTGGTTCCACTCTTGGTAAAGTTCATCACAAACTGGCTTTTGAAATTGCGTACATTGTTCTCGTAAGTCAGTAAGCTGCGCGTGAACTGATGATAGTCGCTCATATTCTTGGCATTGACCATGAGCATAAAGTCAAAATCGCCCGATACTTCATAGCAGCTCATGATTCGTGATTGCGCATCCATTAGGCGCTCAAACCGATGCTGCATTGAGGTATTAGAGCGCTCCATTTCTATCATTACTACTGCTGTCAGACCATAGCCGACTTTGTCAGGATTGACGATGGCGACTTGTTTGGTAATCACGTCACTATCTATCAGCGCCTGTATGCGCCGCTGCGCCGTCGCGATAGATACATGCACTTGCTCTGCGACAGTTTTGAGCGGTAATGTCGCATCATCTTGCAGCAAGTTCAAAATAGCTTTATCAATATTATCTAAAGTATGGCTCATATCAGGATATCCTTAATAGCAGAGTTTTTTATCGGTTTTTATAAATATTATCACTAACAATCCTAATATAAGAAAATAATGATTTATATAATACTTATTTGATATTTTTATTCATAAAAATATTTATATAGAGATAATATATCAAAGCACCCTAGTAAAATAGACCATACCAACTAGAGCTACTTCAAAATAAGAGCTAGCAATTGGTTTTTAATAATCTATTAATAGCTACGGTGCTTATCATGTCTATCTCAATGCTCTCCAATGTATTCGCTAATACGCTAGCAACGACTGCTGCACGTTTGCCACTACCTGCGATTTGGACGACAGGTAGCGCACAACAACGCACTCTGATATTAGGGGTGTCTTTTGCCGTATTGTCCAACATGCTATTTGGCGTCCTCTATGCGTATAGCAGTTTTTTGTCGCCATTATCAGGGACGCAGGTTTTTATCTGGCGTATGCTCGCGATGTGGGCAGCGTTGGTCGGATACCTGATGGTAAGTGGACGTCTAGGATTACACATTGATAAACTAAAAGTGTTAAAAGGCGTTAAGCAGTGGGCTTGGCTGCTACTACCTACACCGATATTTCTCAGTCAGTTTTGGTTATTTATGTGGGCGCCAGTTAATGGGCAAGGTGTGCAAACCGCGATGGGATACTTCCTATTTCCACTGATGATGGTGGTGTTTGGTTGTGTCCTCTTTGGCGAAAAATTAAGCCGTTTGCAATGGTTAGCAGTGGCTTTTGCTGCATTGGGTGTGGGTAGTGAAGTTATCCGTACGCAAAGTGTCTCTTGGGCGACGCTATGGGTATGCGGTACGTATCCTGTTTACTACATTTTACGCCGACTGCAGGGAATTGGCGCAGTAACTGGTTTATTGATTGATTTAACGATATTTGCGCCCTTTGCGCTGGCTTACTTGTTCTTCTTTGCCCCAAGCAGTTTGGCATTGGTTAGCGGCTCTGGTTTCTTTATCATGATGCTGGTAGGTTTGGGTGTGCTCAGTGTCTTGGCAATGAAGACCAATATTGATGCCAGTCAAATGCTACCAGTCAATGTCTATGGCATGATGAGCTATTTGGAGCCAGCGCTACTATTTATTTTGGCAGTGACCGTACTAGGCAACCCATTTGAGTCAGCGATGATCTATAGCTATGGTCTAATTTGGTTAGGTATTGCATGTCTGATTGCTCATGGTGTTAGGCAATTGCGTCAGGCTAGTAGAAAGACAGCAGCATCTCTAGAAGAGCAAATGGCATAGTAGAATGGATTGCTAAATGCTTGTATGAGTTGTTATTGGTAGCTAAAGCTGAACGGTAATATTTATAGATATCGTAGATAACAAAAAAGGACGGCTCAGTAAATATTGAGTCGTCCTTTTTATATAGATTAAATAACGCTTAATCTAAATGCTGTTTGAAACCGCGCTGTTTATCACGTTCCCAGTCACGATCTTTTAGCGTTTTACGTTTGTCATGCTGCTTTTTACCCAATGCTAGGCCAATTTGGCACTTCACCAGTGAGTTTTTCCAGTAGCAAGACAGCGGTACGCAAGCGTAACCTTTCTGATTGATTGCCCCAGATAGTTTTTCGATTTCACGACGGTTCAGCAGCAGTTTACGGGTACGAATACTGTCTGGACTAACGTGCGTCGAGCTCGATAGTAATGGCTGAATGTGCGCACCAAACAAAAAGGCTTCGTTATTGCGGAATATGACATACGCTTCGGTAATGGTCATTTTTCCTGCACGAATGGCTTTGACTTCCCAACCTTGTAATGCCAGTCCTGCCTCAAAGGTTTCTTCGATAAAATACTCATGACGCGCCTTTTTATTGGCGCAAATCTGATTATCTGGCTTTTTTGATTTTTTTGACATAATTTCTCCATAAGGATGACCTAAAACACAGGCTCCTTATTTAATCAGTCCCACTAATTCCTCATCCTAATCCAATAAATAGTCTTGTTTTTTATTTCGATTATGAGATGGATGAGTCGAACTGCCTATTGTATCAAAGCCTCTGATGAAAAGGTAAATCAGCTGTTAGGACAAATGTAGCAGATAAGTATTAAGTTTGAGCAAAATTTGCTAGCATATGGCCTAATATCACCGATTATATCAGTCATGCTATGAGCCACTCTATTTCTCCTAATTCCTCAAAGCTACATACCAAAATCCTATACCCTGGTACCTTTGATCCTATTACCAATGGTCATGTAGATTTGGTCACACGCGCTGTCAAGCTATTTGA includes the following:
- a CDS encoding Lrp/AsnC family transcriptional regulator is translated as MSHTLDNIDKAILNLLQDDATLPLKTVAEQVHVSIATAQRRIQALIDSDVITKQVAIVNPDKVGYGLTAVVMIEMERSNTSMQHRFERLMDAQSRIMSCYEVSGDFDFMLMVNAKNMSDYHQFTRSLLTYENNVRNFKSQFVMNFTKSGTKITLD
- the rarD gene encoding EamA family transporter RarD produces the protein MSISMLSNVFANTLATTAARLPLPAIWTTGSAQQRTLILGVSFAVLSNMLFGVLYAYSSFLSPLSGTQVFIWRMLAMWAALVGYLMVSGRLGLHIDKLKVLKGVKQWAWLLLPTPIFLSQFWLFMWAPVNGQGVQTAMGYFLFPLMMVVFGCVLFGEKLSRLQWLAVAFAALGVGSEVIRTQSVSWATLWVCGTYPVYYILRRLQGIGAVTGLLIDLTIFAPFALAYLFFFAPSSLALVSGSGFFIMMLVGLGVLSVLAMKTNIDASQMLPVNVYGMMSYLEPALLFILAVTVLGNPFESAMIYSYGLIWLGIACLIAHGVRQLRQASRKTAASLEEQMA
- the smpB gene encoding SsrA-binding protein SmpB; the protein is MSKKSKKPDNQICANKKARHEYFIEETFEAGLALQGWEVKAIRAGKMTITEAYVIFRNNEAFLFGAHIQPLLSSSTHVSPDSIRTRKLLLNRREIEKLSGAINQKGYACVPLSCYWKNSLVKCQIGLALGKKQHDKRKTLKDRDWERDKQRGFKQHLD